Proteins from a genomic interval of Borreliella afzelii:
- a CDS encoding DUF1506 family protein, which yields MSGVRKRLADMSVRMINVFKDPAPLRFYKGNVVKLENDDSYQRIFDKNKYTEFIGVIIDIKPQELAMLYDSDISDIQGYSKLYTYQDLNYELKDRISISDLVYFEIFSIDSSIGYYTLVLKEFIWTD from the coding sequence GTGAGTGGTGTTAGAAAAAGATTAGCAGATATGTCTGTACGCATGATCAACGTTTTTAAAGACCCAGCACCTTTAAGATTTTATAAAGGCAATGTTGTAAAACTTGAGAATGACGACTCTTATCAGAGAATATTTGATAAGAATAAGTACACTGAATTTATTGGAGTCATTATTGACATAAAACCACAAGAACTTGCAATGCTTTACGACTCTGATATATCTGATATTCAAGGATATTCTAAACTTTACACATATCAAGACCTTAACTACGAACTTAAAGACCGAATATCAATTTCGGATTTAGTTTACTTTGAAATATTTAGCATTGACTCTTCAATTGGATACTATACTCTGGTTTTAAAGGAGTTTATATGGACGGACTAG